From the Hevea brasiliensis isolate MT/VB/25A 57/8 chromosome 15, ASM3005281v1, whole genome shotgun sequence genome, one window contains:
- the LOC110657509 gene encoding cysteine-rich receptor-like protein kinase 46 isoform X2 gives MAFSIILSLADPRTEIVARICGNVRVQNVSNYFQYYSRITDYMQDEMYRNKFAFKDVGKPPDRLFVLSQCMDDLSPDECAVCFTQINTIIPGCFPNTGGRVYLDGCFSRAENYSFYREALGPHDTTRCGADVNPRPDFRNAVVKVLDEMLIKAPLAGPVWRGFAVNHETSHGITAYGMASCWKILDKDLCYTCLSNAASSALSCLPSTEARVLNAGCFLRYADFSFANESTGEIREQIFSSITYIIGVVTICLLAIGIGVCVGKHTYRRKNGIKNLKGMEDLLLDERLQFLQFKHATILKATENFQEVHRLGEGGYGEVYKGTLADGREIAVKRLYASRDSQIREICNEMDIISSAQHKNLVRFLGCCFTSGDSFLVYEYMANRSLDLMLFDPAKKKELTWKKRLLIITGTAEGLEYLHMDCQVRIIHRDIKASNVLLDLKYKPKISDFGLARFYSCDHSLINTAIAGTLGYMAPEYIAKGRLTEKVDVYSFGVLVIEIVTGIQNNKHQSEDIYETLIAHVWKHFQSNTISEIIDKDIEIEDMKEIERVIQIGLLCTQESPNSRPTMTKVVQMLRKKDFELPQPSKPPFTDEHMELHYLGSDYQQRHSFSD, from the exons ATGGCATTTTCTATCATTCTTTCCTTGGCAGACCCCAGAACTGAAATTGTAGCACGTATATGTGGTAATGTTCGAGTCCAAAATGTATCAAACTACTTCCAGTATTACTCCAGGATCACAGATTACATGCAGGATGAAATGTATCGAAACAAGTTTGCTTTTAAGGATGTAGGGAAGCCACCTGATCGTCTCTTTGTTCTTTCCCAGTGCATGGATGATCTTTCCCCAGATGAATGTGCTGTTTGCTTTACCCAGATCAATACCATTATCCCTGGTTGCTTTCCCAACACCGGTGGCCGTGTTTATCTTGATGGTTGCTTTTCTAGGGCTGAGAATTATTCTTTCTATCGTGAAGCTTTGGGGCCTCATGATACTACA AGATGCGGCGCTGATGTAAACCCCAGGCCGGATTTCAGAAACGCAGTAGTGAAAGTGCTTGACGAAATGCTTATCAAGGCACCATTAGCAGGACCAGTTTGGCGAGGATTTGCAGTGAACCATGAGACTTCACATGGCATAACAGCCTACGGAATGGCCAGTTGCTGGAAGATTTTAGACAAAGATTTGTGTTATACTTGCCTCTCTAATGCAGCCTCATCCGCCTTATCTTGCCTTCCTTCTACAGAAGCTCGCGTCCTTAATGCTGGCTGCTTTCTTCGTTATGCGGATTTCTCATTTGCCAATGAATCTACTGGCGAAATTAGAG AGCAAATATTTTCATCCATCACATATATAATAGGTGTGGTAACAATCTGCTTATTGGCGATTGGTATTGGGGTTTGTGTGGGCAAACACACCTACAGAAGAAAGAATggcataaagaatttaaaag GGATGGAGGACTTATTATTAGATGAGAGGCTGCAGTTCTTGCAGTTCAAGCATGCAACAATACTGAAAGCAACAGAAAATTTCCAAGAAGTTCACAGACTTGGCGAAGGAGGATATGGTGAAGTATATAAG GGCACCCTAGCAGATGGCAGAGAAATTGCAGTAAAGCGTTTATATGCCAGTAGAGATAGTCAAATTCGGGAGATTTGCAATGAAATGGATATTATTAGTAGTGCACAACACAAGAACTTGGTTCGGTTCCTTGGTTGTTGCTTCACTAGTGGAGATAGCTTTCTTGTTTATGAATACATGGCTAATAGAAGCCTTGATCTGATGTTATTTG ATCCAGCAAAGAAGAAAGAACTCACTTGGAAAAAGAGGCTCCTAATTATCACAGGAACAGCTGAAGGTTTGGAGTACCTGCATATGGATTGTCAAGTGCGGATTATTCATCGTGACATTAAAGCTAGCAATGtcttgttagatttgaaatataaaccaaaaatttcagattttgggtTAGCAAGATTTTATTCCTGTGATCATTCCTTGATCAACACAGCTATAGCTGGAACACT AGGGTACATGGCCCCTGAATACATCGCCAAAGGACGATTAACCGAGAAAGTTGATGTTTATAGCTTCGGAGTTCTTGTGATTGAAATAGTTACAGGCATACAAAACAACAAACATCAGTCTGAGGATATATATGAAACTCTAATTGCTCAT GTATGGAAGCACTTTCAGTCGAATACAATATCAGAAATAATCGATAAAGATATAGAAATAGAAGACATGAAAGAAATCGAAAGAGTCATTCAAATCGGTCTGTTATGCACTCAAGAATCACCAAATTCAAGGCCAACCATGACAAAAGTAGttcaaatgcttagaaaaaaggaTTTTGAATTGCCTCAGCCGTCCAAGCCACCATTCACAGATGAACATATGGAATTGCATTATTTAGGCTCAGATTATCAACAAAGACATTCTTTTTctgattaa
- the LOC110657532 gene encoding cysteine-rich receptor-like protein kinase 42, whose amino-acid sequence MHSLTLNYPLLHRTWLFSSFFYSCISLSLSDPRITQSGLFCGNSTGLKDLVPAFVKEMETLSQLITNTHFATYHLNNSTVPIYALAQCHQDLSQIDCLLCYAASRTKIPRCLPSVSGRIYLDGCFLRYDKYDFFQEAVSPSLDAVKCSQGNVSGSGDENGKLKFVTSVSYAVANASSKAVENGGFAAVGIEGVYALAQCWESIDKDGCRACLEKAEEEVKGCLPGKEGRGMNSGCYLRYSTDKFFDHEAELGHAHGFSALGVTIAIALAAAAFIMLSLFAAYATYRRLLKKKQERINLEKISISFNKSSLNFKYETLEKATDYFNPSKKIGQGGAGSVFVGTLPNGQTVAVKRLIFNTRQWVDEFFNEVNLISGIQHKNLVKLLGCSIEGPESLLVYDYVPNKSLDQFIFGKKKTRTLNWKERFDIIVGTAEGLAYLHGGSQERIIHRDIKSSNVLLDENLTPKIADFGLVRCFGADKTHLSTGIAGTMGYMAPEYLIRGQLTEKADVYSFGVLVLEIVMGKRCNSFIEDSRSLLQTVWLLYRTNRLEEAVDPCLRDDFPVQEASRVLQIGLLCTQASVSLRPSMAEVVGMLNSSDHSVIPLPNQPPFMNATLLEPESSTRSCSTNGFVSKAATKIEAYSYTSSESSSMNSSDRPLKSEESTQTNPN is encoded by the exons ATGCATTCTTTAACTCTGAACTACCCATTATTACATAGAACATGGCTCTTCTCTTCCTTTTTCTACTCCtgcatctctctctccctctccgatCCTCGAATCACCCAATCCGGCCTCTTTTGCGGCAATTCAACAGGCCTCAAGGACCTAGTCCCAGCTTTTGTTAAAGAAATGGAAACGCTTTCGCAGCTCATAACCAATACCCACTTCGCCACTTACCACCTCAACAACTCCACCGTTCCTATATACGCTTTAGCCCAATGCCACCAAGACCTCTCCCAGATTGATTGCCTCCTCTGCTACGCTGCATCTCGCACCAAGATCCCCCGTTGCCTCCCCTCCGTCTCTGGTCGCATCTATCTTGATGGGTGCTTTCTACGTTAtgataaatatgatttttttcagGAGGCTGTGTCCCCTTCTCTTGATGCTGTCAAATGTAGCCAGGGAAACGTTTCGGGTTCTGGTGATGAAAATGGGAAGTTGAAGTTTGTAACGAGTGTTAGTTATGCGGTTGCTAATGCGAGTAGTAAAGCTGTGGAGAATGGTGGGTTTGCTGCAGTAGGGATTGAAGGTGTTTATGCTTTGGCTCAGTGTTGGGAGAGTATTGACAAAGATGGGTGTAGAGCGTGTTTGGAGAAGGCAGAGGAGGAGGTGAAAGGATGTTTGCCTGGCAAGGAAGGCAGAGGGATGAATTCGGGCTGCTATTTAAGATACTCGACTGACAAATTCTTTGATCATGAAGCAGAATTAGGGCATGCTCATG GATTTTCTGCCTTAGGAGTTACTATTGCTATTGCTTTAGCGGCAGCTGCTTTCATCATGCTGTCTCTCTTTGCAGCTTATGCTACCTATAGAAGATTATTGAAGAAAAAACAAG AACGCATCAATCTTGAAAAAATTTCAATCAGTTTCAACAAATCAAGTTTGAATTTCAAGTATGAGACCCTGGAAAAGGCGACGGATTATTTCAACCCATCGAAGAAAATTGGTCAAGGAGGAGCTGGTTCTGTATTTGTAGGGACTCTTCCAAATGGGCAGACTGTTGCAGTTAAAAGATTGATTTTCAACACAAGACAATGGGTGGATGAATTCTTCAATGAGGTAAACTTAATTAGTGGAATTCAACACAAGAACCTTGTGAAGCTTTTGGGATGTAGCATTGAAGGTCCTGAGAGTCTTCTGGTTTATGATTATGTCCCTAACAAGAGCCTCGATCAGTTTATTTTTG GAAAGAAGAAAACCAGAACTCTAAATTGGAAGGAGCGGTTTGATATAATTGTGGGAACAGCAGAGGGGCTTGCATATCTTCATGGAGGTTCTCAAGAGAGAATAATCCACAGGGACATTAAAAGCAGTAATGTTCTTCTTGATGAGAATCTCACTCCCAAGATTGCAGATTTTGGACTTGTTCGGTGTTTTGGTGCTGATAAGACTCATCTTAGCACTGGAATTGCAGGAACAAT GGGGTATATGGCTCCGGAGTATCTGATACGAGGGCAGCTGACTGAGAAAGCTGATGTTTACAGTTTCGGAGTACTGGTTCTTGAGATTGTAATGGGTAAAAGGTGTAACTCTTTCATAGAGGACTCCAGGTCACTTCTGCAAACA GTATGGCTACTTTACAGGACAAATAGATTGGAAGAAGCCGTTGATCCTTGTCTCAGAGATGATTTTCCAGTACAGGAGGCATCCCGGGTGCTTCAAATCGGCCTCTTATGCACACAGGCTTCAGTTTCCTTAAGACCATCCATGGCTGAAGTGGTAGGGATGCTAAATAGTAGTGATCATAGTGTGATTCCTCTCCCAAATCAACCTCCTTTTATGAATGCTACTCTTTTAGAGCCTGAGAGCTCCACAAGGTCTTGCAGCACAAATGGTTTTGTATCAAAAGCAGCAACAAAAATTGAAGCCTATTCCTACACTTCCTCAGAATCCTCTAGCATGAATAGCTCAGATAGGCCATTAAAAAGTGAAGAATCAACACAAACAAATCCCAACTAG
- the LOC110657509 gene encoding cysteine-rich receptor-like protein kinase 46 isoform X1, which produces MAFSIILSLADPRTEIVARICGNVRVQNVSNYFQYYSRITDYMQDEMYRNKFAFKDVGKPPDRLFVLSQCMDDLSPDECAVCFTQINTIIPGCFPNTGGRVYLDGCFSRAENYSFYREALGPHDTTRCGADVNPRPDFRNAVVKVLDEMLIKAPLAGPVWRGFAVNHETSHGITAYGMASCWKILDKDLCYTCLSNAASSALSCLPSTEARVLNAGCFLRYADFSFANESTGEIREQIFSSITYIIGVVTICLLAIGIGVCVGKHTYRRKNGIKNLKGMEDLLLDERLQFLQFKHATILKATENFQEVHRLGEGGYGEVYKGTLADGREIAVKRLYASRDSQIREICNEMDIISSAQHKNLVRFLGCCFTSGDSFLVYEYMANRSLDLMLFDPAKKKELTWKKRLLIITGTAEGLEYLHMDCQVRIIHRDIKASNVLLDLKYKPKISDFGLARFYSCDHSLINTAIAGTLGYMAPEYIAKGRLTEKVDVYSFGVLVIEIVTGIQNNKHQSEDIYETLIAHVNAFQLAKCLGTKNLICYLLKRNVSFCIQVWKHFQSNTISEIIDKDIEIEDMKEIERVIQIGLLCTQESPNSRPTMTKVVQMLRKKDFELPQPSKPPFTDEHMELHYLGSDYQQRHSFSD; this is translated from the exons ATGGCATTTTCTATCATTCTTTCCTTGGCAGACCCCAGAACTGAAATTGTAGCACGTATATGTGGTAATGTTCGAGTCCAAAATGTATCAAACTACTTCCAGTATTACTCCAGGATCACAGATTACATGCAGGATGAAATGTATCGAAACAAGTTTGCTTTTAAGGATGTAGGGAAGCCACCTGATCGTCTCTTTGTTCTTTCCCAGTGCATGGATGATCTTTCCCCAGATGAATGTGCTGTTTGCTTTACCCAGATCAATACCATTATCCCTGGTTGCTTTCCCAACACCGGTGGCCGTGTTTATCTTGATGGTTGCTTTTCTAGGGCTGAGAATTATTCTTTCTATCGTGAAGCTTTGGGGCCTCATGATACTACA AGATGCGGCGCTGATGTAAACCCCAGGCCGGATTTCAGAAACGCAGTAGTGAAAGTGCTTGACGAAATGCTTATCAAGGCACCATTAGCAGGACCAGTTTGGCGAGGATTTGCAGTGAACCATGAGACTTCACATGGCATAACAGCCTACGGAATGGCCAGTTGCTGGAAGATTTTAGACAAAGATTTGTGTTATACTTGCCTCTCTAATGCAGCCTCATCCGCCTTATCTTGCCTTCCTTCTACAGAAGCTCGCGTCCTTAATGCTGGCTGCTTTCTTCGTTATGCGGATTTCTCATTTGCCAATGAATCTACTGGCGAAATTAGAG AGCAAATATTTTCATCCATCACATATATAATAGGTGTGGTAACAATCTGCTTATTGGCGATTGGTATTGGGGTTTGTGTGGGCAAACACACCTACAGAAGAAAGAATggcataaagaatttaaaag GGATGGAGGACTTATTATTAGATGAGAGGCTGCAGTTCTTGCAGTTCAAGCATGCAACAATACTGAAAGCAACAGAAAATTTCCAAGAAGTTCACAGACTTGGCGAAGGAGGATATGGTGAAGTATATAAG GGCACCCTAGCAGATGGCAGAGAAATTGCAGTAAAGCGTTTATATGCCAGTAGAGATAGTCAAATTCGGGAGATTTGCAATGAAATGGATATTATTAGTAGTGCACAACACAAGAACTTGGTTCGGTTCCTTGGTTGTTGCTTCACTAGTGGAGATAGCTTTCTTGTTTATGAATACATGGCTAATAGAAGCCTTGATCTGATGTTATTTG ATCCAGCAAAGAAGAAAGAACTCACTTGGAAAAAGAGGCTCCTAATTATCACAGGAACAGCTGAAGGTTTGGAGTACCTGCATATGGATTGTCAAGTGCGGATTATTCATCGTGACATTAAAGCTAGCAATGtcttgttagatttgaaatataaaccaaaaatttcagattttgggtTAGCAAGATTTTATTCCTGTGATCATTCCTTGATCAACACAGCTATAGCTGGAACACT AGGGTACATGGCCCCTGAATACATCGCCAAAGGACGATTAACCGAGAAAGTTGATGTTTATAGCTTCGGAGTTCTTGTGATTGAAATAGTTACAGGCATACAAAACAACAAACATCAGTCTGAGGATATATATGAAACTCTAATTGCTCATGTAAACGCCTTCCAGCTTGCTAAATGTTTAGGTACAAAGAATTTGATTTGCTATTTATTAAAAAGAAATGTTTCTTTTTGCATACAGGTATGGAAGCACTTTCAGTCGAATACAATATCAGAAATAATCGATAAAGATATAGAAATAGAAGACATGAAAGAAATCGAAAGAGTCATTCAAATCGGTCTGTTATGCACTCAAGAATCACCAAATTCAAGGCCAACCATGACAAAAGTAGttcaaatgcttagaaaaaaggaTTTTGAATTGCCTCAGCCGTCCAAGCCACCATTCACAGATGAACATATGGAATTGCATTATTTAGGCTCAGATTATCAACAAAGACATTCTTTTTctgattaa